The window CGGCTATTTCTTCAACGGACACGGGCACATCCATATCGATTTGTTGAAAATTGTGAACCCGCATGATGGTTGATTTCAACTGCACGTACTGTAAAACAAGCTGCATGGATGCAACCTCCTTTTACACGAATTATCAAGAAGTATAGGTCTGCCCCCATACTTTCGTCAACAGCCCCTGGACCGATAAAAGGGTAAAAAAAAGCCGACTCCAGAGAGCCGGCCTGAACATATTTTCAAATTACAATTAATAAGTTAAACCTGGGTAAAGCGGATACTGAGCTGTCAGGTCTTTCACTAAACCGCGTGCTTTCTCCAAAACAGCTTCGTCTTTCGGATTTTTCAGGGTAAGTCCAATCACTTTCGCGATTGTTTTCATTGCTTCTTCATTCATACCACGGGATGTTACAGCCGGTGTACCTAGACGGATACCGCTAGTAATGAACGGGCTTGTTGGGTCAAAAGGAATCGCGTTTTTGTTAGCTGTAATACCAATTTCGTCTAGAACGTGCTCAGCATCTTTACCCGAAATGTTCAAGCTGCGCAAATCGATCAGCATCAAGTGGTTATCCGTACCGCCGGAAACAAGGTTAATACCTTCAGCTGTTAAAGCAGTCGCCAATGCTTGCGCATTGTTGATCACGTTTTGTCCGTATGTTTTGAAATCTGGTTGCAGAGCTTCACCGAAGGAAACAGCTTTTGCTGCAATAGTGTGCATCAAAGGACCACCTTGGGTACCTGGGAAAACGGCTTTATCGATCGCTGCTGCCCAAGCTTTGCGCGTAAGAATCATACCGCCGCGAGGACCGCGAAGCGTTTTATGCGTTGTTGTCGTTACGAAATGTGCATGCGGCACTGGGTTCGGATGCAGACCAGCAGCAACAAGACCTGCGATATGAGCCATATCGACGAAGAACAGCGCGCCTACATCATTAGCGATAGAAGCCAAAGCTTCGAAATCGATCGTACGCGGGTAAGCACTTGCGCCAGCTACGAGCATGCGAGGCTTGTGTTTGAATGCAGCTTTACGA is drawn from Paenibacillus sp. V4I7 and contains these coding sequences:
- the glyA gene encoding serine hydroxymethyltransferase, giving the protein MTNFLSKQDPKIVAAMNLELARQRDKIELIASENIVSQAVLEAMGTVLTNKYAEGYPGKRYYGGCEHVDIVEDIARDRAKELFGAEHANVQPHSGAQANMAVYLAALNPGDTVLGMNLAHGGHLTHGSPVNASGILYNFVAYGVSEKDFRIDYDDVRKAAFKHKPRMLVAGASAYPRTIDFEALASIANDVGALFFVDMAHIAGLVAAGLHPNPVPHAHFVTTTTHKTLRGPRGGMILTRKAWAAAIDKAVFPGTQGGPLMHTIAAKAVSFGEALQPDFKTYGQNVINNAQALATALTAEGINLVSGGTDNHLMLIDLRSLNISGKDAEHVLDEIGITANKNAIPFDPTSPFITSGIRLGTPAVTSRGMNEEAMKTIAKVIGLTLKNPKDEAVLEKARGLVKDLTAQYPLYPGLTY